A genomic segment from Brachyhypopomus gauderio isolate BG-103 unplaced genomic scaffold, BGAUD_0.2 sc52, whole genome shotgun sequence encodes:
- the LOC143488520 gene encoding uncharacterized protein LOC143488520: protein MEESSSPPYKGRNMDEPPAFKCDSSSLLSEDQFMCSVCLCEFTDPVTTPCGHNFCKTCLTQYWDNSPHCLCPLCKEKFIKRPELKINTTLREVVDHFMKKKGLDKPEVLCDVCTGMKLKAVKSCLNCGLTFCKSHLELHYNVPKLMKHKLINPVENVEDYICQKHERPLELFCREDEMCVCQFCTETDHKTHKTVTIEEESGEKRGTIKIQTQLGKTQSEIQQMIQERLKNMEEIKHSVELRKKITEREIADSIEVFTALVRSIERSQAELLQVMEEKQKAADRQAEGLIKDLEQEITELKRRDSELEQLSHTEDHIHLLQIYPTMNSPPHTKNWTDISINTDVNVETVRKVLSQLQEKLSETLNTKLKQAVFEIGIKRKKEMEESSSPPYKGRNMDEPPAFKCDSSSLLSEDQFMCSVCLCEFTDPVTTPCGHNFCKTCLTQYWDNSPHCLCPLCKEKFIKRPELKINTTLREVVDHFMKKKGLDKPEVLCDVCTGMKLKAVKSCLNCGLTFCKSHLELHYNVPKLMKHKLINPVENVEDYICQKHERPLELFCREDEMCVCQFCTETDHKTHKTVTIEEESGEKRTQLGKTQSEIQQMIQERLKNMEEIKHSVELRKKITEREIADSIEVFTALVRSIERSQAELLQVMEEKQKAADRQAEGLIKDLEQEITELKRRDSELEQLSHTEDHIHLLQIYPTMNSPPHTKNWTDISINTDVNVETVRKVLSQLQEKLSETLNTKLKQAVSTELKRCQQYAEDVNLDPDTAHPKLVLSDDGKQVTHGDTKQNLPDNPKRFYMYLIVLGKEGFSSGRFYYEVQVKGKIEWDVGVARESVNRKGDITLSPQDGFWTVILRNENQYKACAGPSVPLTLREKPQTVGVFVDYEEGLVSFYDVEARSHIYSYTGQSSAFTEKLYPYFSPCSNDGGKNSAPMIISCMFKTE from the exons atGGAAGAATCGTCATCACCACCATATAAAGGGCGGAACATGGATGAACCACCTGCAT TCAAATGTGACTCCAGCAGCCTCCTGTCTGAGGATCAGTTCatgtgttctgtctgtctgtgtgagttCACTGATCCAGTCACCACTCCATGTGGACACAACTTCTGTAAGACCTGCCTTACACAATACTGGGACAACAGTCCACACTGTCTGTGTCCACTATGTAAAGAGAAATTCATCAAGAGACCTGAACTCAAGATTAATACAACACTGAGAGAGGTTGTAGATCACTTCATGAAGAAAAAAGGTCTAGATAAACCTGAGGTTCTTTGTGATGTCTGCACTGGAATGAAGTTGAAGGCTGTAAAATCCTGTCTGAATTGTGGTCTGACATTTTGTAAGTCTCATTTAGAGCTCCATTATAATGTTCCAAAACTTATGAAACACAAACTAATAAACCCTGTGGAGAACGTGGAGGACTACATATGCCAGAAACATGAGAGACCCCTGGAGCTGTTCTGTAGAGAAgacgagatgtgtgtgtgtcagttctgcacTGAGACagaccacaaaacacacaaaactgttaccatagaggaggagagtggagagaaGAGG GGCACCATTAAAATACAGACACAGCTGGGGAAGACACAGTCAGAGATCCAGCAGATGATCCAAGAGAGACTGAAGAACATGGAGGAGATTAAACACTCAGTAGAGCTCAGAAAG AAaatcacagagagagaaattgcAGACAGTATTGAAGTCTTCACTGCTCTGGTGCGCTCCATTGAGAGAAGCCAGGCTGAGCTGCTTCAGGTGATGGAAGAGAAGCAGAAAGCAGCAGACAGGCAGGCTGAAGGACTCATTAAAGACCTGGAGCAGGAGATCACTGAACTaaagaggagagacagtgagctGGAGCAGCTCTCCCACACTGAGGACCACATCCACCTCCTACAG ATCTACCCAACCATGAacagccctccacacaccaaGAACTGGACTGACATCAGTATCAACACTGATGTGAATGTGGAGACTGTGAGGAAagttctctctcagcttcaggAAAAACTCAGTGAAACACTGAATACTAAGTTGAAACAAGCAG TTTTTGAAATAGGTATTAAG agaaagaaggaaatGGAAGAATCGTCATCACCACCATATAAAGGGCGGAACATGGATGAACCACCTGCAT TCAAATGTGACTCCAGCAGCCTCCTGTCTGAGGATCAGTTCatgtgttctgtctgtctgtgtgagttCACTGATCCAGTCACCACTCCATGTGGACACAACTTCTGTAAGACCTGCCTTACACAATACTGGGACAACAGTCCACACTGTCTGTGTCCACTATGTAAAGAGAAATTCATCAAGAGACCTGAACTCAAGATTAATACAACACTGAGAGAGGTTGTAGATCACTTCATGAAGAAAAAAGGTCTAGATAAACCTGAGGTTCTTTGTGATGTCTGCACTGGAATGAAGTTGAAGGCTGTAAAATCCTGTCTGAATTGTGGTCTGACATTTTGTAAGTCTCATTTAGAGCTCCATTATAATGTTCCAAAACTTATGAAACACAAACTAATAAACCCTGTGGAGAACGTGGAGGACTACATATGCCAGAAACATGAGAGACCCCTGGAGCTGTTCTGTAGAGAAgacgagatgtgtgtgtgtcagttctgcacTGAGACagaccacaaaacacacaaaactgttaccatagaggaggagagtggagagaaGAGG ACACAGCTGGGGAAGACACAGTCAGAGATCCAGCAGATGATCCAAGAGAGACTGAAGAACATGGAGGAGATTAAACACTCAGTAGAGCTCAGAAAG AAaatcacagagagagaaattgcAGACAGTATTGAAGTCTTCACTGCTCTGGTGCGCTCCATTGAGAGAAGCCAGGCTGAGCTGCTTCAGGTGATGGAAGAGAAGCAGAAAGCAGCAGACAGGCAGGCTGAAGGACTCATTAAAGACCTGGAGCAGGAGATCACTGAACTaaagaggagagacagtgagctGGAGCAGCTCTCCCACACTGAGGACCACATCCACCTCCTACAG ATCTACCCAACCATGAacagccctccacacaccaaGAACTGGACTGACATCAGTATCAACACTGATGTGAATGTGGAGACTGTGAGGAAagttctctctcagcttcaggAAAAACTCAGTGAAACACTGAATACTAAGTTGAAACAAGCAG TGAGCACAGAACTGAAGAGGTGTCAACAGTATGCAG AGGATGTAAATCTGGATCCTGATACAGCTCATCCCAAACTCGTCCTGTCAGATGATGGAAAACAAGTGACACATGGAGACACAAAACAGAATCTCCCTGACAACCCAAAGAGATTTTATATGTATCTCATTGTCCTGGGAAAGGAGGGGTTCTCATCAGGGAGATTTTACTATGAGGTTCAGGTCAAGGGGAAGATTGAGTGGGATGTAGGAGTGGCCAGAGAGTCTGTTAACAGGAAGGGGGATATTACACTGAGTCCTCAGGATGGATTCTGGACTGTGATTCTGAGGAATGAGAATCAGTATAAGGCTTGTGCTGGTCCCTCTGTCCCCCTCACCCTGAGAGAGAAGCCCCAGACAGTGGGGGTGTTTGTGGATTATGAGGAGGGTCTGGTCTCCTTTTATGATGTGGAGGCCAGGTCTCATATCTACTCTTACACTGGTCAGTCTTCAGCCTTCACTGAGAAACTCTACCCTTACTTCAGTCCTTGTAGCAATGATGGAGGTAAAAACTCAGCTCCAATGATCATCTCATGTATGTTTAAGACTGAATGA